A portion of the Acidobacteriaceae bacterium genome contains these proteins:
- a CDS encoding UvrD-helicase domain-containing protein has protein sequence MSNVLTFPSLQNDDSAARRLALDTQRSFIVEAPAGSGKTGLMVQRFLRLLLDPNVSAADEVLAITFTRKATAELAERVLEQLRNAAGGAPLAEDAQEFERELRHSALQVLERDRQGGWRLLEGAQRLNIRSIDSVCAAIANSVPVLSGSGGERTPVQSAEALYLLAARRTSFHLGGQDARLHAALRTVLLHRGGKLNDMERLIANMLSMREQWGELVPLDAASLSEDRLDTEVRPRLEASLESIACNGLQRALQLMPDDLLAELTQMAHRHSGEPGYGGQDSPLAICAGKQTPPDERAETLDHWRALIHLILKSDGEWRRSLAVSTLKVKLPKASADRLKEIIAEIQQDRLQAALTAVIHLPPTRYSDEDWHVAKALFLVLRHALAELKVLFAERSECDFTELSIAAREALSAEPTLADTALTSGSRLRHLLVDEMQDTSAAQYNLLELLTRSWDGQSQTLFLVGDPKQSIYAFRQADVTRFLRTVREECIGDVPLTALQLTANFRSQAFMVEGFNETFQRIFPPPNDDALRGQASDVPFVAALPKRSAGEPDAFHWHTTVLTNDDTGAKPSMAAYKRNEASEVRSILQAYLSEAQPQRIAVLARSRPHLTEIAKELRKHRIPYRAVEIDSLAERQEVLDALALTRALLHPADRIAWLSVLHAPPCGLGMADLLTLTREGPEADRQATVGELVRNRLHLLSEAGQERLTRVWTVLEAAMERRGQMPWSALIERSWLSLGFDAPLQPDERRNAERFFALLREIEQQNDGRLDAQTVSTRLAKLYAEADTTPTQIELMTIHKSKGLEWDVVLVPGLERRPPMQGHELLDWLQLDANSDDAGTVILAPVHRSGEKAGGLGSWLRGVRQQRDAAERKRLFYVACTRAREALHLFAMRKETKEGLGKADFGSLLEAVDTAAMLHFHLEAEPQDASANEPATNVPAYGLTLAAEADSADLPRPQYQRLPSAFDPLARFSSNAASRLSYEAAAAPPLFARPEGSLAARAFGNVVHRFLELSAKRLSEGLSTTALQAELPQWEPRLLASLRNEGLPFTLATREAHRALRALQKTMLDPTGLWLLMPHAAATSEAAFTSQEQTVRADRVFRAGAAVGQDGDDCLWIVDFKTTEQGTRSDQVFLEAEQEKYRAQLERYAEVLRRSPLTPATVSLALYYPLSGQLIEWFAP, from the coding sequence ATGTCTAACGTCCTCACATTCCCTTCGCTGCAAAACGACGACAGCGCGGCACGACGCCTTGCGCTCGACACACAGCGCAGCTTCATTGTGGAAGCGCCTGCGGGATCGGGCAAAACGGGGCTGATGGTGCAGCGGTTCCTGCGTCTTCTGCTCGACCCCAACGTCAGTGCCGCGGACGAAGTTCTTGCAATCACCTTCACGCGAAAGGCTACCGCAGAGCTTGCGGAACGCGTGCTGGAGCAGCTTCGCAACGCTGCGGGGGGCGCGCCGCTCGCGGAAGACGCCCAGGAGTTCGAGCGAGAGCTGCGCCACTCCGCGCTGCAGGTGCTGGAGCGCGACCGACAAGGTGGCTGGCGGCTGCTCGAAGGCGCACAACGACTCAACATTCGCTCGATTGACTCTGTCTGCGCGGCGATTGCGAACTCTGTGCCGGTGCTTTCGGGCTCCGGCGGAGAGCGTACGCCGGTGCAATCGGCCGAAGCGCTTTATCTGCTGGCCGCGAGGCGTACGTCCTTCCATCTTGGCGGCCAGGATGCGCGGCTTCATGCTGCCCTGCGAACGGTTTTGCTGCATCGCGGTGGCAAGCTCAACGACATGGAGCGGTTGATCGCCAACATGCTCTCGATGCGTGAGCAGTGGGGCGAGCTTGTGCCACTCGATGCGGCCTCGCTCAGTGAGGACCGCCTCGATACCGAGGTGCGCCCGAGGCTGGAAGCCTCGCTGGAATCGATCGCCTGCAATGGGCTTCAGCGGGCGCTGCAACTGATGCCGGACGACCTTCTTGCGGAGCTCACGCAGATGGCTCATCGTCACAGCGGGGAGCCCGGCTACGGCGGTCAGGATTCGCCGCTGGCAATCTGTGCCGGCAAACAAACGCCACCTGATGAGAGAGCGGAGACGCTTGATCATTGGCGCGCACTGATTCACCTGATCCTCAAATCCGATGGCGAGTGGCGTCGTTCTCTGGCCGTGTCGACGCTGAAGGTGAAGCTCCCCAAAGCCTCTGCCGATCGCCTGAAAGAGATCATCGCCGAGATCCAGCAGGACCGCCTACAGGCAGCACTCACCGCAGTGATTCACCTTCCGCCGACTCGCTACTCTGACGAGGACTGGCATGTAGCAAAGGCGCTCTTTCTCGTGCTGCGACACGCTCTGGCAGAGCTCAAGGTCCTCTTCGCTGAACGCTCCGAGTGCGACTTCACCGAGCTTTCGATCGCAGCACGCGAGGCACTTTCCGCCGAACCGACACTGGCGGATACAGCGCTGACCAGCGGTTCAAGGCTGCGGCATTTGCTCGTCGACGAGATGCAGGACACCTCCGCCGCGCAGTACAACCTGCTTGAGCTGCTCACTCGTTCCTGGGACGGGCAATCGCAAACGCTCTTTCTTGTCGGCGACCCCAAGCAGTCGATCTATGCGTTTCGACAGGCCGATGTCACGCGCTTCCTGCGTACGGTGCGCGAGGAGTGCATTGGAGATGTTCCGCTCACCGCGCTGCAACTCACGGCGAACTTCCGCTCGCAGGCTTTCATGGTGGAAGGCTTCAATGAAACCTTCCAGCGCATTTTCCCTCCACCAAACGATGATGCTCTGCGCGGTCAGGCCTCCGATGTTCCCTTTGTCGCGGCGCTTCCCAAACGCTCTGCTGGTGAGCCCGACGCTTTCCACTGGCACACGACGGTTTTGACCAACGATGACACGGGCGCCAAGCCGAGCATGGCAGCGTACAAACGCAATGAAGCCAGTGAAGTTCGAAGCATTCTGCAGGCGTACCTCAGCGAGGCCCAACCGCAGCGGATCGCGGTGCTGGCACGCTCGCGTCCACATCTTACGGAGATCGCCAAGGAACTTCGCAAGCATCGCATTCCCTACCGCGCCGTGGAGATTGATTCGCTGGCCGAACGGCAGGAGGTGCTGGATGCCCTTGCCCTGACGAGAGCACTGCTACATCCTGCGGACCGCATTGCGTGGCTCTCTGTGCTGCATGCGCCCCCGTGCGGGCTGGGCATGGCCGACCTGCTTACACTTACCCGCGAAGGCCCGGAAGCAGACCGCCAGGCAACGGTAGGTGAGCTCGTTCGCAATCGCCTGCACCTGCTTTCGGAAGCAGGACAAGAGCGGCTGACGCGAGTATGGACGGTACTGGAAGCAGCGATGGAACGGCGAGGACAGATGCCGTGGTCTGCGTTAATCGAACGAAGCTGGCTTTCGCTCGGCTTCGACGCTCCGCTGCAACCCGACGAACGACGCAACGCAGAGCGCTTCTTTGCGCTGCTGCGCGAGATCGAGCAACAGAACGATGGCCGACTCGATGCACAGACGGTGAGCACGCGGCTGGCAAAGCTCTACGCCGAAGCCGACACCACTCCTACGCAGATCGAGTTGATGACGATCCACAAATCGAAAGGGCTTGAGTGGGATGTCGTCCTGGTTCCCGGTCTTGAGCGTCGCCCGCCCATGCAGGGCCACGAGCTTCTTGACTGGTTGCAACTTGACGCCAACTCCGACGACGCAGGCACCGTGATCCTCGCGCCGGTTCATCGCAGCGGAGAAAAGGCCGGAGGCCTGGGCAGCTGGCTGCGTGGCGTACGCCAGCAGCGAGATGCTGCAGAGCGCAAGCGCCTCTTCTACGTGGCCTGCACTCGCGCCCGTGAAGCGCTTCATCTCTTCGCCATGCGGAAAGAGACGAAGGAGGGGTTGGGCAAAGCTGACTTTGGCAGCCTGCTGGAAGCGGTGGACACCGCAGCCATGCTGCACTTCCACCTCGAAGCGGAGCCACAGGATGCCTCCGCAAACGAGCCAGCGACCAACGTCCCGGCTTACGGACTTACGCTCGCGGCGGAAGCGGATTCCGCTGATCTGCCACGTCCGCAGTACCAGCGATTGCCCTCTGCGTTTGATCCTCTGGCACGCTTTAGCTCGAACGCAGCCAGTCGGCTCAGCTACGAGGCCGCTGCGGCTCCCCCGCTCTTTGCCCGGCCTGAAGGTTCGCTGGCGGCACGCGCGTTTGGCAATGTCGTTCACCGTTTTCTGGAGCTCTCTGCGAAGCGTTTGTCCGAGGGACTTTCCACGACGGCGCTTCAGGCCGAGTTGCCGCAATGGGAGCCTCGGCTTCTTGCCAGCCTTCGCAACGAAGGCCTGCCCTTCACCCTGGCGACGCGAGAGGCTCATCGAGCTTTGCGGGCGCTGCAAAAGACGATGCTCGATCCCACAGGGCTTTGGCTGCTGATGCCCCATGCCGCAGCAACCAGCGAGGCCGCCTTCACCTCCCAGGAGCAGACCGTGCGGGCCGATAGGGTCTTCCGCGCAGGCGCAGCCGTGGGACAGGATGGGGACGATTGTCTATGGATTGTGGACTTCAAAACGACAGAACAAGGAACGCGCTCCGACCAGGTCTTCCTCGAGGCAGAGCAAGAAAAGTACCGGGCCCAGCTCGAACGCTACGCCGAGGTTCTGCGCCGGTCTCCCCTGACGCCTGCCACTGTTTCCCTGGCGTTGTACTACCCGTTGTCCGGTCAGTTGATAGAGTGGTTTGCACCATAA
- the hemW gene encoding radical SAM family heme chaperone HemW gives MRERMGNVSDSRKNVPLGLYISVPFCRHKCSFCNFASGVGTDAAMASYIQSLTAEIRSARQSAERLGALLPEVVDTVYFGGGTPSLLEPQQFAAVFAAMRESFTLVPGAEITLEAAPGQIGEASLEAAMREGVNRVSLGVQSFVNAESAAVGRTHTAEDCFAEFARLREAGMGNVGMDLIAGLPLQTMASWQESLQAVDESDVQHVSVYMLEVDEDSRLGREVLKGGARFSAPFVASEEVSAAMYEQACERLPQAGFTQYEISNFGREGFVSRHNRKYWQRAPYLGLGLDAHSMLHAASGGDLRFANSDDLASYALGSRTLPQLVDADAAFEESVFLGLRMLDGIDERDLRAVFGDRVEGVALAAEELRAEGLMDVSEGRWRLTRRGQLVSNDVFGRLLEDVVAKV, from the coding sequence ATGCGTGAAAGAATGGGAAATGTGAGTGATAGCCGCAAAAACGTGCCGTTGGGGCTCTACATCAGTGTGCCGTTTTGCCGCCACAAGTGTTCGTTCTGCAATTTTGCCAGCGGTGTGGGCACCGATGCTGCGATGGCCTCATATATCCAGTCGCTGACGGCAGAAATTCGCTCGGCAAGGCAGAGCGCGGAGCGGTTGGGAGCATTGCTGCCGGAGGTTGTAGACACCGTGTACTTCGGCGGTGGGACGCCGAGCCTGTTGGAGCCGCAGCAGTTTGCCGCTGTCTTTGCGGCGATGCGCGAGAGCTTCACGCTCGTTCCGGGCGCTGAAATCACGCTGGAGGCTGCCCCTGGGCAGATCGGCGAAGCTTCGCTGGAAGCCGCGATGCGCGAAGGTGTCAACCGCGTGAGCCTTGGGGTGCAATCCTTTGTGAACGCCGAGAGTGCCGCCGTGGGACGAACGCACACCGCAGAGGATTGCTTTGCAGAGTTTGCCCGGCTGCGTGAAGCCGGTATGGGCAACGTCGGGATGGACCTGATCGCCGGGCTGCCGCTCCAGACGATGGCGAGCTGGCAGGAGTCGCTGCAGGCGGTGGATGAGTCCGACGTGCAGCATGTGAGCGTCTACATGCTGGAGGTCGATGAAGACTCGCGGCTGGGGCGTGAGGTGCTGAAGGGCGGAGCCCGCTTCAGCGCGCCGTTTGTGGCGAGCGAAGAAGTTTCGGCTGCGATGTACGAGCAGGCCTGCGAACGTCTGCCGCAAGCAGGGTTCACGCAGTATGAGATCTCGAACTTTGGCCGCGAAGGCTTTGTCTCTCGGCACAATCGCAAGTACTGGCAACGAGCGCCGTACCTTGGCCTGGGGCTGGATGCTCACTCCATGCTGCACGCAGCCAGCGGCGGCGATCTGCGATTTGCCAACAGCGATGATCTCGCCAGCTATGCTCTGGGAAGCCGCACACTACCGCAGCTTGTGGATGCCGATGCGGCCTTTGAGGAGAGTGTCTTTCTCGGGCTGCGGATGCTGGATGGCATCGACGAGCGAGATCTGCGAGCGGTGTTTGGTGATCGAGTTGAAGGTGTTGCCCTGGCCGCAGAAGAGTTACGTGCCGAAGGGCTGATGGATGTGTCGGAGGGCCGATGGCGGCTTACCCGGCGAGGACAGTTGGTTTCAAACGACGTGTTCGGGCGGTTGCTCGAAGACGTTGTGGCGAAAGTTTGA
- a CDS encoding ATP-binding protein, with protein MNLSQLNRTLLQVLLLPVAALLIIAAVFVWQIVSAVHTVERIQHADRNISYSVAIMLHLTEQETALRGYQITGNEIFLQPYTFAEQPLQRGFAALRTGLSALHESTQIVDRINADNQAYRKEIAEPLIAAVRAGEYTSDPGLNLREKARMDYLVRETRTLTLSQRDVRDQAVADFHTTVRHTIEASIGLAIAIGLMVGVFSRGQLRAVSTAFQTAVEALRRNALEASDSEQRLRTVLTSIADGVIVCDRDGRVEMLNTVAQELTGYSQAQSLRRPLDEILPLLHEETKAPVSSLNITAHEYGSFAGSLSYALLRKQDELTKTLLEYSVSPIFDNHHRPAGAVIVFRDITEQRQTQHALLASEKLAVAGRLAATIAHEIHNPLDAVINLLYLLRNNPAPEEQREFLDMASNELDRVAQISRAMLGMYRESKIPVAVEMTSLLRSLLLLLDHHLEQAGVTVETRLLPEATIMGYPAELRQVFTNLLTNALDVSPRGSKLIVSMDASSDPEGVMITVEDSGPGIPAEVLAHLFQPFFTTKGEQGTGLGLWVSRGIVEKHRGHVDIETSMEKDQHGTKLIVTLPAARTS; from the coding sequence GTGAACCTTTCGCAGCTCAACCGAACACTCCTGCAGGTGCTTTTGCTGCCGGTTGCAGCTCTGCTGATCATCGCAGCCGTGTTCGTGTGGCAGATTGTTTCTGCGGTTCACACCGTTGAGCGAATCCAACACGCCGACCGCAATATCTCTTACAGCGTTGCCATCATGCTTCACCTTACGGAGCAGGAAACGGCCCTGCGCGGCTATCAGATTACCGGCAACGAAATCTTCCTGCAGCCTTACACCTTTGCCGAGCAGCCGCTGCAAAGAGGATTTGCCGCTCTCCGCACGGGCCTGAGCGCACTCCACGAATCCACCCAGATCGTCGATCGAATCAACGCTGACAATCAGGCATACCGCAAAGAGATCGCAGAGCCGCTCATCGCCGCGGTACGGGCGGGCGAGTACACCTCGGATCCAGGGCTGAACCTTCGCGAAAAAGCGCGCATGGATTACCTGGTACGTGAAACGCGTACCCTCACGCTGTCTCAGCGAGATGTGCGCGACCAAGCCGTTGCGGACTTCCACACAACGGTCAGGCATACGATCGAAGCTTCCATCGGCCTCGCTATTGCGATCGGGTTGATGGTCGGTGTCTTTTCACGAGGTCAACTGCGCGCCGTCTCCACCGCGTTCCAAACAGCCGTTGAAGCCCTGCGACGGAATGCCCTTGAAGCCAGTGACTCAGAACAGCGCCTTCGCACCGTTCTGACCTCTATCGCCGATGGCGTAATTGTGTGTGATCGTGATGGACGGGTCGAAATGCTCAACACGGTGGCGCAGGAGCTGACGGGTTACTCTCAGGCGCAGTCTCTGCGTCGTCCACTGGATGAAATTCTGCCACTGCTGCACGAGGAGACAAAGGCCCCTGTTTCTTCGCTGAACATCACGGCCCACGAGTACGGGTCATTTGCTGGCAGCCTGAGCTACGCGCTTCTGCGAAAGCAGGACGAGCTCACGAAAACGCTGCTGGAGTACAGCGTTTCTCCCATCTTTGACAATCATCATCGGCCTGCCGGAGCCGTCATTGTCTTCCGCGACATCACCGAGCAGCGGCAAACGCAGCATGCTCTGCTTGCCAGCGAAAAGCTCGCCGTTGCAGGCAGGCTCGCAGCTACGATCGCACACGAGATTCACAATCCTCTCGACGCCGTCATCAACCTGCTCTACCTGCTGCGCAACAATCCTGCACCCGAAGAACAGCGAGAGTTCCTCGACATGGCATCGAACGAACTCGACCGCGTCGCGCAGATAAGCCGAGCCATGCTGGGGATGTACCGGGAATCAAAGATTCCGGTTGCCGTGGAAATGACCTCCCTGCTCCGGAGTCTTCTGCTTCTTCTGGACCACCATCTGGAGCAAGCTGGCGTTACCGTTGAAACCAGGCTGCTGCCTGAAGCGACGATCATGGGGTATCCCGCAGAGCTGCGCCAGGTCTTCACCAACCTGCTGACAAACGCTCTCGATGTTTCGCCCAGAGGTTCAAAGCTCATCGTCTCCATGGATGCGTCAAGCGATCCAGAAGGCGTCATGATTACAGTCGAAGACAGCGGTCCGGGAATTCCCGCCGAGGTTCTGGCTCATCTCTTCCAGCCCTTCTTTACAACGAAGGGCGAGCAAGGAACGGGGCTGGGTCTCTGGGTCAGCCGCGGCATCGTCGAAAAGCACAGAGGCCACGTTGACATTGAAACCAGCATGGAGAAAGACCAGCACGGCACCAAGCTGATCGTGACCCTCCCCGCAGCCCGCACGTCCTAA
- the ltaE gene encoding low-specificity L-threonine aldolase has protein sequence MIDLRSDTVTRPSEAMRRAMATAEVGDDVYGEDPTINRLEARAAEIFGREAALFLPTGSMGNTIAARLHTEHGQEIICESRAHLIDWEMAMVAAFAGCVPRTVPADQGVLRWESIAKAIAPKIYYKAQTALVWIENTHNMAGGIVTPLEELQRIWAGAKAAGLRTHCDGARIFNAAAALNSDVKSLTSGFDTVMFCLSKGLGAPVGSMLVGSKELMDRARSYRKALGGGMRQAGILAAAGLIALEEMPARIADDHRNARLLAEAVATSPAVRIDVERVQTNIVVFELANGGDAFALVAALKEAGVLVSAIGPHAVRLVTHLDVSDSDCALACEKLVTALKALSS, from the coding sequence ATGATTGATCTGCGTAGCGATACCGTGACCCGTCCCAGCGAAGCGATGCGACGCGCCATGGCCACGGCGGAAGTCGGCGACGACGTGTACGGCGAAGACCCGACGATCAACCGTTTGGAAGCGCGGGCGGCTGAAATCTTTGGCCGCGAAGCCGCATTGTTTCTGCCCACCGGCTCGATGGGCAACACGATCGCCGCACGCCTGCATACCGAGCACGGGCAGGAGATCATCTGCGAGTCGCGCGCGCACCTCATTGATTGGGAGATGGCGATGGTTGCGGCGTTTGCTGGCTGCGTTCCACGCACGGTTCCAGCGGACCAGGGCGTCCTGCGTTGGGAGAGCATTGCGAAGGCGATTGCGCCGAAGATCTACTACAAGGCGCAGACCGCGCTGGTGTGGATCGAAAACACGCACAACATGGCAGGCGGGATTGTTACGCCGCTGGAGGAACTGCAGCGCATTTGGGCAGGGGCGAAGGCTGCTGGCCTGCGCACGCACTGCGACGGCGCTCGCATCTTCAACGCGGCAGCTGCGCTGAACTCTGACGTGAAGAGCCTGACCTCGGGCTTCGACACGGTGATGTTCTGCCTGTCGAAGGGGCTGGGAGCCCCGGTGGGCTCGATGCTTGTTGGCTCCAAGGAGTTGATGGACAGGGCCCGTTCGTATCGCAAAGCGCTCGGCGGCGGCATGCGGCAAGCGGGAATTCTTGCGGCTGCTGGCTTGATCGCGCTCGAAGAGATGCCCGCACGCATTGCAGACGATCACCGCAATGCGCGGCTGCTGGCGGAAGCCGTTGCCACATCGCCTGCCGTTCGCATCGACGTGGAGCGCGTGCAGACGAACATTGTGGTCTTCGAACTGGCTAACGGTGGCGATGCCTTTGCGCTCGTAGCTGCGTTGAAAGAAGCCGGTGTGTTGGTGAGTGCGATCGGACCACACGCTGTGCGCTTGGTGACACATCTGGATGTCAGCGATAGCGATTGTGCGCTGGCGTGCGAAAAGCTCGTGACTGCGCTGAAGGCGCTTAGCAGCTAG
- a CDS encoding PD-(D/E)XK nuclease family protein translates to MPPRPVTLDEALALLAQKAVVLLPTARSAAALRQAFQEAQAAAGKTLWEPPAIYDWRSWLSSLFAELLVEGYEDRLLLNAAQEHSLWRDIVLADPDHSALAPEDALANLASSAFALASAWTFETRLKATAGTHDAKVFAAWAELFAKQAQRDRFLSASQLERALTEHLAQHHVPLLKRLYLLGFGEHPPAAQELLAAFEAAGTRLVDLEWKASTGPQHATTELPDERMEARVALRWLRQQMMEQPLARAALLIPELATERVNLEPLLREVLTPELQDIRQDLAAAPWEFSSGTPLASQALASDALLLLQWLRGALSLDRLSVLLLSPYTALAKNPDAAARFDNYAVKARPLLRPEMDLAAVLDLARKRVPDSDLVEWVAALAEVSIQLRALAPRRTYADWVETIHLALRTAGWPGPRPLSASETELHATFGSVLDLLVTLDVHGSRVTFSECLSELGRLCSQTSAPENTRGRLKVLSPEAAAGMAFDFAVFLRATDNNLPHMPRANPLLDRAAQRSLRMPGTNPEADAERAQRQFSSLCLSVSKMLFTHAAESGEGKLRASGWIADLPTLAASNLLQPEAAVEPLRLEDVPEDTALPPLPSREISGGARVLRLQAACGFQAFAEIRLGGREARVQDAGFDAIESGNTLHNALDFFWKQMKSQQALRDATDLQRKELLEAAVDHALARILSTNNSWDAAYLSVQREQMLTLLWVWLGRELERGPFEVVGSEHDQLATIGPLELKLRMDRIDRLPDGGLVYVDYKTGAAARPAAWQGDRPDDPQLPLYALQGEPTELRALTFAKLRLGEEMKWDGWQAEEGILPQKRPQQVDLEQAAEEWKRVLESLAEDFAAGLNTVSPKNYAINCQHCAQRLLCRVDANALLQSLEEEQEEGAGDV, encoded by the coding sequence ATGCCGCCACGCCCTGTCACCCTAGACGAAGCACTCGCGCTGTTGGCCCAGAAGGCTGTGGTGCTGCTGCCAACGGCCCGTTCGGCCGCGGCACTTCGACAGGCGTTCCAGGAGGCCCAGGCGGCAGCAGGCAAAACGCTATGGGAGCCGCCTGCGATCTACGACTGGCGGTCCTGGCTGAGTTCCCTCTTTGCCGAGTTGCTGGTTGAAGGGTATGAAGACCGGCTGTTGCTGAACGCAGCCCAGGAACACAGTCTGTGGCGCGACATTGTTCTGGCTGATCCTGACCACTCCGCTCTTGCGCCGGAGGATGCTCTTGCGAACCTGGCGAGCTCCGCCTTCGCGCTTGCCTCGGCGTGGACGTTCGAAACACGCCTGAAGGCTACCGCTGGAACCCATGATGCAAAGGTCTTCGCAGCGTGGGCTGAGCTGTTTGCGAAGCAGGCGCAGCGCGACCGCTTTCTTTCCGCTTCGCAGCTTGAGCGTGCGCTGACGGAGCATCTCGCGCAGCACCACGTCCCTTTGCTGAAGAGGCTTTACCTTCTCGGCTTTGGGGAGCATCCCCCCGCAGCGCAAGAACTGCTTGCAGCCTTTGAGGCAGCAGGCACACGTCTTGTTGACCTGGAGTGGAAAGCCAGCACCGGACCGCAACATGCGACCACAGAACTGCCCGACGAGCGGATGGAAGCCCGTGTGGCTCTTCGCTGGCTTCGGCAGCAGATGATGGAACAGCCGCTGGCACGCGCAGCGTTGCTTATTCCGGAGCTTGCTACGGAGCGCGTGAATCTTGAGCCTCTACTGCGCGAGGTGCTGACGCCGGAGTTGCAGGACATCCGCCAGGACCTTGCAGCGGCGCCGTGGGAGTTTTCCAGCGGAACACCGCTGGCCAGCCAGGCGCTCGCTTCCGATGCGCTGCTTCTTCTTCAGTGGCTGCGAGGAGCTCTCAGCCTCGATCGCCTGTCCGTCCTGCTGCTTTCGCCCTACACGGCACTCGCCAAGAACCCTGATGCCGCTGCTCGTTTCGACAACTATGCCGTCAAGGCGAGGCCTCTGCTCCGCCCCGAGATGGACCTTGCAGCGGTGCTTGACCTGGCACGCAAACGTGTCCCGGACAGCGACCTTGTCGAGTGGGTTGCAGCTCTGGCAGAGGTCTCGATTCAACTGCGGGCTCTCGCGCCGCGCCGCACGTATGCGGATTGGGTCGAGACCATTCACCTTGCATTGCGGACGGCGGGATGGCCCGGACCACGCCCCCTGAGTGCAAGCGAAACGGAGCTGCACGCAACATTTGGGAGCGTGCTCGACCTGCTCGTAACGCTGGATGTCCATGGCTCTCGTGTGACGTTCTCCGAGTGCCTCTCGGAGCTGGGTCGGCTCTGTTCGCAAACCTCAGCGCCCGAAAATACACGAGGTCGCCTGAAGGTTTTGTCACCGGAAGCTGCCGCAGGAATGGCGTTCGACTTCGCCGTTTTCCTGCGCGCAACCGACAACAATCTGCCGCATATGCCACGCGCGAATCCGCTGCTGGATCGCGCGGCGCAACGTTCGCTGCGGATGCCTGGAACGAATCCTGAAGCGGACGCCGAGCGGGCCCAACGCCAGTTTTCGAGCCTGTGTTTGAGTGTCAGCAAGATGCTTTTTACACATGCGGCAGAGTCTGGCGAAGGCAAGCTGCGCGCTTCTGGCTGGATTGCGGATCTCCCCACACTTGCGGCCAGCAATCTGCTGCAACCCGAAGCGGCGGTAGAACCGCTTCGCCTGGAAGACGTTCCTGAAGACACGGCTTTACCGCCTTTGCCTTCGCGGGAAATTTCGGGTGGGGCCCGTGTGCTCAGGCTGCAGGCGGCCTGTGGCTTTCAGGCATTTGCGGAGATCCGCCTCGGCGGCCGTGAAGCACGGGTTCAGGACGCAGGCTTCGACGCTATCGAGAGCGGAAACACGCTGCACAACGCGCTGGACTTCTTCTGGAAACAGATGAAGTCGCAGCAGGCTCTGCGCGACGCCACCGACCTGCAGCGGAAAGAGTTGCTCGAAGCGGCTGTCGATCACGCGCTTGCCCGCATTCTTTCCACCAACAATAGCTGGGATGCGGCTTACCTCTCGGTACAGCGCGAGCAGATGCTTACGCTGCTGTGGGTGTGGCTTGGGCGCGAGTTGGAGCGCGGACCGTTTGAGGTTGTCGGGAGCGAGCACGATCAACTCGCCACCATTGGACCGCTGGAGTTGAAGCTGCGTATGGATCGCATCGACCGTTTGCCAGATGGAGGGCTAGTCTATGTCGACTACAAGACCGGTGCGGCGGCCAGGCCAGCAGCTTGGCAGGGCGACCGACCCGACGATCCGCAGCTTCCTCTGTATGCTCTGCAAGGCGAGCCCACGGAGTTGCGTGCGCTGACCTTTGCCAAGCTGCGGCTCGGCGAAGAGATGAAGTGGGATGGCTGGCAGGCCGAGGAGGGCATCCTTCCGCAAAAACGACCGCAACAGGTTGACCTGGAACAGGCGGCGGAAGAGTGGAAGCGTGTGCTGGAGTCGCTGGCGGAGGACTTTGCGGCGGGCCTGAACACGGTTTCGCCGAAGAACTACGCTATCAACTGCCAACACTGCGCGCAACGGTTGCTCTGCCGCGTCGACGCCAATGCTCTGCTGCAGTCGCTGGAAGAAGAGCAAGAGGAGGGTGCAGGCGATGTCTAA
- a CDS encoding response regulator, translating to MSNKSGPLVLCVDDERVGLQVRKLLLERAGYRVLTALDGPTGIDVFKKQPVEAVVLDFAMPGMNGGEVAAAMKQAKPKVPILLLSAYLGLTPEITSLVNVYMTKGEGAPALLEKLGRLFPQTPKQPPTSVESAELP from the coding sequence ATGTCAAACAAAAGTGGTCCGCTCGTTCTTTGTGTCGATGACGAGCGGGTTGGGTTGCAGGTTCGCAAACTTCTGTTGGAACGAGCGGGATATCGTGTGCTGACAGCTCTCGATGGCCCGACCGGGATTGACGTCTTCAAGAAACAGCCTGTCGAAGCGGTTGTCCTCGACTTTGCCATGCCCGGCATGAACGGGGGCGAGGTTGCTGCCGCGATGAAGCAGGCGAAACCGAAGGTACCGATCCTCTTGCTCAGCGCCTACCTGGGGCTCACCCCGGAGATCACGTCGCTGGTCAACGTCTATATGACCAAGGGAGAGGGAGCACCGGCGCTGCTCGAAAAGCTGGGGCGGCTTTTCCCCCAGACGCCGAAACAGCCCCCGACGTCAGTAGAGAGTGCTGAACTGCCGTGA